A region of Rhodospirillales bacterium DNA encodes the following proteins:
- the guaA gene encoding glutamine-hydrolyzing GMP synthase, producing the protein MSDRILIVDFGSQVTQLIARRVREAGVYCEIHPFNALDDAKLKAFDPKAIILSGGPASVTETHTPRAPQAVFTSGVPVLGICYGEQAMAAQLGGAVESGHHREFGRAEIDVKADSALFDGVWKPGDHKPVWMSHGDRVTRLPDGFKVIATSENAPFAAVADEARRFYGVQFHPEVMHTPDGAKLLRNFARTIAGCAGDWTMGAFKARAIADIRRKVGKQKVICGLSGGVDSSVVAVLLHEAIGDQLQCVFVDHGLLRMGEAEQVVTLFRDHYNIPLIHRDASDLFLKELAGVVDPEIKRKTIGRLFIDVFDEEAKKIGGAGFLAQGTLYPDVIESVSFTGGPSVTIKSHHNVGGLPERMNMKLVEPLRELFKDEVRALGRELGLPADMVGRHPFPGPGLAIRIPGDITREKLDLLRRVDAVYLDEIRKAGLYDEIWQAFAVLLPVRTVGVMGDGRTYDHVCALRAVTSTDGMTADYYPFEHAFLGRVATRIINEVRGVNRVTYDITSKPPGTIESGRAAPRGGGGRAGRARGGGIER; encoded by the coding sequence ATGTCCGATCGCATCCTGATCGTCGATTTCGGCTCGCAGGTCACGCAGCTCATCGCCCGACGTGTGCGCGAGGCCGGCGTCTATTGCGAGATCCACCCGTTCAACGCGCTCGACGACGCCAAGCTCAAGGCCTTCGATCCCAAGGCGATCATCCTGTCCGGCGGGCCGGCGTCGGTGACCGAGACCCACACGCCGCGGGCGCCGCAGGCGGTGTTCACCTCGGGCGTGCCGGTGCTGGGCATCTGCTACGGCGAGCAGGCGATGGCTGCCCAGCTCGGTGGCGCCGTCGAAAGCGGCCACCACCGCGAGTTCGGCCGCGCCGAGATCGACGTCAAGGCCGACAGCGCGCTGTTCGACGGGGTCTGGAAGCCCGGCGACCACAAGCCGGTGTGGATGAGCCACGGCGACCGCGTCACGCGGCTGCCGGACGGCTTCAAGGTGATCGCCACCAGCGAGAACGCGCCGTTCGCCGCCGTCGCCGACGAGGCGCGCCGCTTCTACGGCGTGCAGTTCCATCCCGAGGTGATGCACACGCCGGACGGCGCCAAGCTGCTGCGCAACTTCGCGCGCACCATCGCGGGCTGCGCCGGCGACTGGACCATGGGCGCGTTCAAGGCGCGCGCCATCGCCGATATCCGCCGGAAGGTGGGCAAGCAGAAGGTGATCTGCGGCCTCAGCGGCGGCGTCGATTCGTCGGTCGTGGCCGTGCTGCTGCACGAGGCGATCGGCGACCAGCTCCAGTGCGTGTTCGTCGACCACGGCCTGCTGCGCATGGGCGAGGCGGAGCAGGTCGTGACGCTGTTCCGCGACCACTACAACATCCCGCTGATCCACCGCGACGCCAGCGACCTGTTCCTCAAGGAGCTGGCCGGCGTGGTCGATCCCGAGATCAAGCGCAAGACCATCGGCCGGCTGTTCATCGACGTGTTCGACGAGGAGGCCAAGAAGATCGGCGGCGCCGGCTTCCTCGCCCAGGGCACGCTCTATCCCGACGTGATCGAGTCGGTGAGCTTCACCGGCGGGCCGTCGGTGACGATCAAGAGCCACCACAACGTCGGCGGCCTGCCCGAGCGCATGAACATGAAGCTGGTCGAGCCGCTGCGCGAGCTGTTCAAGGACGAGGTGCGCGCGCTGGGCCGCGAGCTCGGCCTGCCCGCCGACATGGTCGGCCGCCATCCGTTCCCCGGACCCGGCCTCGCGATCCGCATCCCCGGCGACATCACGCGCGAGAAGCTCGACCTGCTGCGCCGGGTCGACGCCGTCTATCTCGACGAGATCAGGAAGGCCGGCCTCTACGACGAGATCTGGCAGGCCTTCGCCGTGCTGCTGCCGGTGCGCACCGTCGGCGTGATGGGCGACGGCCGCACCTACGACCACGTCTGCGCGCTGCGCGCCGTGACCTCGACCGACGGCATGACCGCCGACTACTACCCGTTCGAGCACGCCTTCCTCGGCCGGGTGGCGACCCGCATCATCAACGAGGTCCGCGGCGTCAACCGCGTGACCTACGACATCACCAGCAAGCCGCCGGGCACGATCGAGAGTGGGAGGGCGGCGCCGCGGGGCGGCGGCGGGCGCGCCGGCCGGGCCCGCGGCGGGGGCATCGAACGCTGA
- a CDS encoding NIPSNAP family protein, translating into MIYELRIYRCLPGRLPALLKRFDTITLKLWEKHGIKQAGFWTTAIGESNQELYYLLAWDSLADREKKWAGSATDPEWLAKRAETEADGQSLASVPKPRAPPLLVGQVGAFWGRGWGRSPAVLPSAGPGPR; encoded by the coding sequence ATGATCTACGAGCTGCGAATCTACCGCTGCCTGCCGGGCCGGCTGCCGGCGCTGCTTAAGCGCTTCGACACCATCACGCTGAAGCTGTGGGAGAAGCACGGCATCAAGCAGGCCGGCTTCTGGACCACCGCGATCGGCGAATCCAACCAGGAGCTGTACTACCTGCTGGCCTGGGACTCGCTGGCCGACCGCGAGAAGAAATGGGCCGGATCTGCGACCGATCCGGAGTGGTTGGCCAAGCGGGCCGAGACCGAGGCCGACGGCCAGTCGCTAGCCTCTGTCCCCAAACCGCGGGCCCCCCCCCTTCTCGTCGGTCAAGTAGGGGCCTTTTGGGGGCGGGGCTGGGGGCGCTCCCCGGCGGTTCTCCCCAGCGCGGGTCCCGGCCCGCGTTGA
- a CDS encoding SDR family oxidoreductase, with the protein MGLNGKTALVTGASRGIGAAVAAALAKAGAGVMLAARDGALASKVAADIVASGGKAAATACDVADHASVERMVAETRARFGGLDIVVNNAGVIEPIAAIAATDPAAWARNIQINLVGAYHVIHAALPGMLAGGGGTIINVSSGAAHHALEGWSAYCAGKAGLAMLTTSLALEHGAAGIRVFGLSPGTVDTDMQVSIRASGVNRVSQIPRGDLAPVDHPARAVVYLCAPAADDLAGTEASLRDQAFRQRLGLA; encoded by the coding sequence ATGGGTTTGAACGGCAAGACGGCGCTGGTGACCGGCGCCAGCCGCGGGATCGGCGCGGCCGTCGCGGCGGCGCTGGCCAAGGCCGGCGCCGGCGTGATGCTGGCGGCGCGGGATGGCGCGCTGGCAAGCAAGGTCGCGGCTGACATCGTGGCCTCCGGCGGCAAGGCGGCGGCCACCGCCTGCGACGTCGCGGACCACGCGTCGGTCGAGCGCATGGTGGCCGAGACGCGCGCGCGCTTCGGCGGCCTCGACATCGTCGTCAACAACGCCGGCGTCATCGAGCCGATCGCGGCCATCGCCGCGACCGATCCGGCGGCGTGGGCGCGCAACATCCAGATCAACCTCGTCGGCGCCTACCACGTGATCCACGCCGCGCTGCCGGGCATGCTGGCGGGCGGCGGCGGCACGATCATCAACGTCTCCTCCGGCGCGGCGCACCACGCGCTGGAGGGCTGGAGCGCCTATTGCGCCGGCAAGGCCGGGCTGGCGATGCTGACGACGTCGCTGGCGCTCGAGCACGGCGCCGCCGGCATCCGCGTGTTCGGCCTGTCGCCGGGCACGGTCGACACTGACATGCAGGTCTCCATCCGCGCCTCGGGCGTCAACCGGGTCAGCCAGATCCCGCGCGGCGATCTGGCGCCGGTCGACCATCCCGCGCGGGCCGTGGTCTATCTCTGCGCGCCCGCGGCCGACGACCTCGCGGGCACGGAGGCGTCGCTGCGCGATCAGGCGTTCCGCCAGCGCCTCGGGCTGGCGTAG